A window of the Lactuca sativa cultivar Salinas chromosome 5, Lsat_Salinas_v11, whole genome shotgun sequence genome harbors these coding sequences:
- the LOC111897050 gene encoding ras-related protein RABE1c: protein MAAPPARARADYDYLIKLLLIGDSGVGKSCLLLRFSDGSFTTSFITTIGIDFKIRTIELDGKRIKLQIWDTAGQERFRTITTAYYRGAMGILLVYDVTDESSFNNIRNWIRNIEQHASDNVNKILVGNKADMDESKRAVPTAKGQALADEYGIKFFETSAKTNLNVEQVFFSIAKDIKQRLSDTDTKAEPTTIKINQADGGGGNGEAAQKSACCGS from the exons ATGGCCGCTCCACCGGCAAGGGCAAGGGCAGATTATGATTACCTCATTAAGCTCCTTTTGATCGGCGATAGCG GTGTGGGGAAGAGTTGCCTTCTTTTGCGTTTTTCTGATGGTTCTTTCACTACTAGTTTTATCACTACCATTGG CATTGACTTTAAGATAAGAACCATTGAACTTGATGGCAAACGTATCAAACTCCAAATTTGGGACACAGCTGGTCAAGAACGATTCCGAACAATCACAACTg CTTACTACCGAGGAGCCATGGGCATTTTGTTGGTGTATGATGTCACCGATGAGTCATCTTTCAATA ACATAAGAAACTGGATTCGCAACATCGAACAACACGCCTCCGACAATGTGAACAAGATCTTGGTCGGAAACAAGGCTGATATGGATGAaagcaaaagg GCCGTGCCTACCGCAAAAGGCCAAGCACTTGCAGATGAGTATGGCATTAAATTCTTTGAAACC AGTGCAAAAACAAATCTAAACGTGGAGCAAGTTTTCTTTTCGATTGCAAAGGATATCAAGCAAAGGCTTTCAGACACTGATACCAAGGCTGAG CCAACGACAATTAAGATAAACCAAGCAGATGGGGGAGGTGGGAATGGTGAAGCTGCACAGAAGTCAGCTTGCTGTGGGTCTTAA